The segment GACGACCGGGGCGCCGCCGCTGTCCGGGAGGACGACCACCAGGGCGCGCGGACCGGTCGCCGGGCCGGTGTGACCGGTCACCGCCGCGTCCCGCAGCGTGGTGTGCCGCAGCTTCTGCCAGGCCCGGACACCGCCCCGGTAGGTCCGGTCGAGGTGCTTGGCCACCAGCCCCTCGACGCCGATCGCCGGCAGGACGTCGTACCAGGCGGCGGCCTCCTCGGCGTCGAGCGTCATCGGCACCGCCTGGAGCGGCGGCCCCAGCGGCTCCAGCAGCGCCACCAGCCGCTCCCTGCGGTACCGGTAGGCCCGCGTCCGCAGATCGGCGCCCGCCTCCGCGAGCAGATCGAAGGCGGCGTACGAGGCCGGGAGCGCCCGGGCCAGCTCCGGTGCGTGCCGCGCGGTGGCCATGGCCCGCTTCTGCACGGCCGCGAAATCGGTACGGCCGTCCCGCCAGACGACGACCTCACCGTCGAGCACGGTCCCCGGCGGCAGCCGCCGGGCCGCCGCCGCGAGGTCGGGAAAGGCGCCGGTGACGATCCGGCCGGAGCGGGCCTGGAGCAGCACCTCGGGGGCGCCCCCGGGGCCGACGTCACGGAAGACCAGCATCCGGTGGCCGTCGAACTTGGGTTCGTACGCCAGATCCGCACCGCGCGGGAGGCTGCTCACGGATCCGGCGAGGGCCGGCCGCAGCGGCGGCCGGAGCCCGGGCGGCAGCTGCCGGTGCGGCGCGTTCACGGCAGGGGCCGGGCGGCGGCCGGGTCGAGGAGCGGGGCGAGCAGATCGCCGTACCGCTCCAGCCGGGGACCGACGGCCTCGAAACGGAAGGCCAGCTCGCGCCGCTCGGCGACCTCCTCCCAGGTCACCGGCGCCGAGACGGTCGGCTCGGGCCCGGCGCGCAGTGTGTACGGCGCGGCCGTGGTCTTCGCGGCGGCGTTCTGGCTGTGGTCGACGAAGACCTTCCCGGGCCGCAGGGCGCGGTTCATCCGGTGCAGCACCAGCCGGGGCAGCGCTTCCGCACCCTCCGTGGCCAGCCGTTTCGCATAGGCGGACACCTGGGAGGACGGGGTCGGGGCCAGCGGGACGAGCAGATGCAGCCCCTTGGACCCGGAGGTCTTGACCCCGGCCGTGAGGCCGTCCGCCGCCAGCCGCTCGCGCAGCCAGAGGGCGACCTCGCAGCACTCCACGACGGTCGCCGGGGCCCCGGGGTCGAGGTCGAACACCAGCCGGTCGGCGATCCCGGGCGCGCCGGCCCGCCACTGGGGGGTGTGGAACTCCACGACCAGGTTCGCGGCCCAGATCAACGACGCCAGATCGTCGACGACGGGCTGCCGGGCGCCGGGGTCGTCCGAGCGCGGCACGGCCGCCGTCCGTACCCACGACGGCGTACCGGGCGGCGGATTCTTGGTGAAGAAGCGCTGCCCGCCCGGTCCGTCCGGATAGCGGAGGAAGGAGACGGGCCGGTCCCGCAGATGCGGGAGCATCGCCTCCGCCGTGACCGCGTAGTAGTGCAGCAGCTCGCCCTTGGTGGTGCCGGTGGCGGGGTGGATGACCTTGTCGAGGTTGCTGAGCGCCAGCCGTCGCCCGGCCACCTCCGTGATCGGCGTCATACGATGAGAATCACATGTTTATCGGGTGAAAGGGATCAAAAGTGCGATCCATCTGGAACGGTGCGATCTCCTTCGGGCTGGTCAGCATCCCGATCAAGCTGGTGAACGCCACCGAGAACCACGCGGTCTCCTTCCGGCAGATCCACACCGCCGACGGCGGCCGGATCCGCTACCGCAAGGTGTGCGAGCTGGACGACGAGGAGGTGCCCGCCGCCGAGATCGGCAAGGGGTACGAGGAGGCGGACGGTTCGATCATCCCGATCACCGACGAGGATCTGGCCGCGCTGCCGCTGCCGACGGCCAAGACCATCGAGATCGTCGCCTTCGTCCCGGCCGCGTCGATCGACCCCCTCCAGATGGACGCCGCGTACTACCTCTCCGCGAACGGCGTACCCGCGGCCAAGCCGTACACCCTGCTGCGGGAGGCCCTGAAGCGGAGCCAAAAGGTCGCCCTGGCCAAATTCGCCCTGCGGGGCCGCGAACGGCTCGGGATGCTGCGGGTCGTGGACGAGGTGATCGCCATGCACGGGTTGCTGTGGCCGGATGAGATCCGGCGGCCGGAGGGGGTGGCACCGCAGACCGAGGTCACGGTGCGGGAAGCCGAACTCGACCTCGCGGACGCGCTGATGGACACCCTCGGGTCGGTCTCGATGGACTCACTCCACGACGACTACCGGGAGGCGGTCGAGCGGATGATCGCGGCGAAGTCGGAGGGCGGACAGGCGCTGCCCGAGGCCGCGCCCGCCGCGACCGGGGGACAGGTCATCGACCTGATGGCGGCGCTGGAGAGCAGTGTGCGGGCGGCCCGGGAGGCCCGGAGCGGCGAGGCGGGGGAGGCCGAGGTGACGCCGATCGCCGCCGGGCGGAAGCGTACGGCCGCGAAGAAGACGGCGGCGAAGACCGCGAAGAGGCCCCCGGCCAAGGGGGAGACCAAGGGCGAGGGGAAGAAGTCCACCGCCGCCGGGAAGGGCACCCGGTCGGCGAAGACGGCGGCGAAGAGCGTGAAGTCGACGGCCCGGACGGCCGGGGCGGCGAAGAAGACGGCCAAGGCGGCGCCGAAGAAACGGGCGTCGGCGTAGCGGAGCCGTACCCGTACCCGTACCCGTGCCGTATCCGTACTACCGCACCCGTCTCCGGAGCTCCGGCGCGCTGTCAACCACCCTGAGGTGTGACGCCCTTGAAAGCCTTGAAATCTTGAAAGTCTTGAGAACTTGAAAGCAGTGAAAGTCCCGAACTCCTGGAGCCCCTGGGGCGCCCGTCCCGCGCCGGACGGCGAACGCGCGGCGGCCCGCCGGAA is part of the Streptomyces qinzhouensis genome and harbors:
- a CDS encoding ATP-dependent DNA ligase produces the protein MSSLPRGADLAYEPKFDGHRMLVFRDVGPGGAPEVLLQARSGRIVTGAFPDLAAAARRLPPGTVLDGEVVVWRDGRTDFAAVQKRAMATARHAPELARALPASYAAFDLLAEAGADLRTRAYRYRRERLVALLEPLGPPLQAVPMTLDAEEAAAWYDVLPAIGVEGLVAKHLDRTYRGGVRAWQKLRHTTLRDAAVTGHTGPATGPRALVVVLPDSGGAPVVSAPLSPALRAQAAAALPPGTGGPAGRAAAAGLGEVGYRPLEPGLTAEVEVRTTRHATVTVVRLRLPQDTDTA
- the ligD gene encoding non-homologous end-joining DNA ligase, with the translated sequence MTPITEVAGRRLALSNLDKVIHPATGTTKGELLHYYAVTAEAMLPHLRDRPVSFLRYPDGPGGQRFFTKNPPPGTPSWVRTAAVPRSDDPGARQPVVDDLASLIWAANLVVEFHTPQWRAGAPGIADRLVFDLDPGAPATVVECCEVALWLRERLAADGLTAGVKTSGSKGLHLLVPLAPTPSSQVSAYAKRLATEGAEALPRLVLHRMNRALRPGKVFVDHSQNAAAKTTAAPYTLRAGPEPTVSAPVTWEEVAERRELAFRFEAVGPRLERYGDLLAPLLDPAAARPLP
- a CDS encoding Ku protein; protein product: MRSIWNGAISFGLVSIPIKLVNATENHAVSFRQIHTADGGRIRYRKVCELDDEEVPAAEIGKGYEEADGSIIPITDEDLAALPLPTAKTIEIVAFVPAASIDPLQMDAAYYLSANGVPAAKPYTLLREALKRSQKVALAKFALRGRERLGMLRVVDEVIAMHGLLWPDEIRRPEGVAPQTEVTVREAELDLADALMDTLGSVSMDSLHDDYREAVERMIAAKSEGGQALPEAAPAATGGQVIDLMAALESSVRAAREARSGEAGEAEVTPIAAGRKRTAAKKTAAKTAKRPPAKGETKGEGKKSTAAGKGTRSAKTAAKSVKSTARTAGAAKKTAKAAPKKRASA